DNA sequence from the Rattus rattus isolate New Zealand chromosome 2, Rrattus_CSIRO_v1, whole genome shotgun sequence genome:
TTCTctacccaaggctggccttgaacttgcaaccctTTTACTGAAGCCTCTGGAGAACCTGGGATTTGAGGCCCGATGATACCAGCCTTATATAGACCTCTAGTGCCTGAACCCATTACCCATGATGTCCTGATGACCCTGGTGTTACTCTGATCTCTGGTCACAACTCTAACCCCTGTCTTCTGACTCCATATGAAATCTAACTTTTGTGACTCTAAAGACTCCCACCTACCATGACCCTACCCTTGACCCTGATGATTAACCCCATGCTCTCTCTGAAGTGAATGCCTTGATCTCTTACCCTACATCTCTCACCCCTAAACTCAAGGCCTCTTACCCCATGGCTTGTTTGTAGTACCCCATCCTGATATATGACACTTGGCCCCAGTGGGTGCACAGGAACTGGGCAGGGCCACGGGCCGGACAGCATAGGTCAAGCTGATGGGTCTGTTCAGCCGTAGGAGTCGAAGATCATGCTCATGGTTCTGATAGGCACCATGATAGCTGGGGTGTGTTATGGAGAAGGTGGTGAGTCTCAACTGTTCCGTCAAATCCAGCTTGGAGAGGCTGTGTTCCCCAAGGCGCACCATGTACCTGAGGGTACGGTTGGTTAGTGAGTGGCAGATAGGTCGCCCCTTAccactctctgtttctgtctctctgtctttgtctctggatCTCTGTCCCCCATCATCGATGTATGTTGCCTTAGTCTTCTACCTCCACggcccctgtctctctctgctgctcttgTCTTAGGGCAAGGGTATCCTCAATATACCAGCTGCCAAATTTATCCCCACAGCCATCACCAGCAGTTACGCCAGGGCTGTTGACTGAGCAACGGATAGGAAGGACACCACCTCTCTGTCCTGCACGGATCCTCTTGGTCTCTTAGCACCTAGGCTCCCCTTTCACAACGATGTCCAGACCTAGAAAATGGATCATCTGGggtctggggagatagctcagtagttatgTAGTTGGTATTTTGTCTActtaaaggtttgcaccaccaaCAGACAAAATGAAGGCATTCTAAAGAGACACTAGTGTCTCTCGACCTATCTATCAGATTATTGGAACAGCGGACCCCTAAGAAATGGCAATCCCCTTCCTAGGAACttcatgctgggagaagaaaaaggtgCCAGCCAAGAGGTAACATCTCTCCTGAAAAAATTTCACAAAGTTCTAAGAGCTCGTTGGGTCGATGGTTGGGTAGGATCACACTGTGGACTGCATAGACATGcaggacattagccctctatttaCACCTCAGTCTCACTGAGGGACCCCAAAGATGGAGTGGAGGGGAGCACTGGATCGCTTTGTGCCCTTCCCAATGTGGCCACGTTGAGTTAATCTTCTTTCtgttattaatttgttttaatagGCTTCTCAAGGAAGGGTGGCTGAATTTGGCTTCTTGGGGGGGACAGGCTGTGACTCAAGTTCAGTGACACTCTGAGTCTAGCTGGGGTTAGCGAATGCCTGGGGCTGGTGATAAACACTGTAGGAAAGAGAAGCGCAcagaaggaaatgggaaaggagCAGAGGCGCCATCCAGGTCCTCCACCCTCTGCGCACCTCGTCCCACCTGGCAACACCCAACTCTGCTTGCAGGAAGTTCTGCCCCTCTGACCTGAGGAGGGCCCATTCAGGCCGCTTACTTGCCACTGCAGTGAGCAGCCGTAAGGACCCACTTGCGGTCCACGAGGACACCACCACAGCGCAGGTATTTGCCATGGAACAGCCCCACCTGCCAAGGCTGTGAGTTCTTCACACACTCAACGCCATTATAGATCTTCTCCCTGTCTGCCTGACTGAGGCCTGAGGTGGGGTGTAGACCAGAGAAATGGGGTTAGACACGAAGATCGTGGGTGGGAGAAGGAGGCAAGGTACAGGAAGGGGAAAGGTGAAGAAATGAAGGCTGAATGTGTGCTTgatatcccagcactcaggaggccgaggcaggagatCTATCACAggcttcaggaaaacaaaacaaaatgcacaaaaaGATGGGAGATGAGAAGTAGCAGAGAAAGCTGACGGTTCGCAGACCCACGGATACAGGGAGACAACTAAGTAGGGTTGCCCTGTGACCCACCGTCAGCACCAGATAAAATATTATCATGGGGGAAGGACCCAGTCCAAGGGCTGCcaccactcctcctccttcccttcccacacccccacaccctcccTCGTCCCCCCAACCACCAATCAGAAAACTCACCCACAACACATAGGAGCAAGAGAATGTTGAGCTTCATGGTGGACTGCCTCCAGGGTCTGCCAGGAAAGTTGGGTTATCTGAAATCACTCTCTCCTGTGCCCCtcatctttgctctcttttctctgcccCTTGTCCCCCAGGCCACTCCTTCATGGTTTCCATCTTCTCACCTGTTTGCCAGGTCTTCGATGGTTTGTCACCTGCCcagcctgtctatctgtctcgcTCTGCTATCTTCTGGTTCACCTACCTTCCAGCCCTTTCATCTGCCGGCCACCTTGAGAGTCACTTCTCCTACTGTCCACCGGTCACACAGGATGCCCCACCTGATCCCTTTGTGTCAGCTGCTCAGATTTccgtgtggtggtggtggggtggaagAGGACAAAGAAGACAGGGTGGGGCATGGCTCTAATCCTGCAGGAACTCTATGCACACGAATGACACATAATTGAGCTTTGCAGCTCTATGAAGACCCAGCTCGactacccccaaccccacccgCAGTGGCTCAGGGGATGGGCCCAGGGGACAATGACTCAAGATGTCTGTGGACCTGGATTCTA
Encoded proteins:
- the Klk12 gene encoding kallikrein-12, whose protein sequence is MKLNILLLLCVVGLSQADREKIYNGVECVKNSQPWQVGLFHGKYLRCGGVLVDRKWVLTAAHCSGTRYMVRLGEHSLSKLDLTEQLRLTTFSITHPSYHGAYQNHEHDLRLLRLNRPISLTYAVRPVALPSSCAPTGAKCHISGWGTTNKPWDPFPDRLQCLDLSIVSNKTCRAVFPGRVTENMLCAGGEAGKDACQGDSGGPLVCGGVLQGLVSWGSVGPCGQKGIPGVYTKVCKYMDWIRVVIRNN